The region AGTGCTGGATGCCTTTGAGTCAGACAGGATTTTGGAGCACGTAGAGATTGCACAAGCACATATGCATCAGATTTGTCAAGCCATGCGAAAACGTAACGTCATCGAGTTCCACCGTGGACTGGGGATGATGTTTGCCCTGGAGCTTTCCAAACCTATGCCTAATCTGGTACAAAGATGTCTTGACTTTGGGCTCATCATTAATCAGACAGCGCCTGAAACAGTTCGCCTGCTGCCACCACTGACTATATCCTGTGATGAAATCAGCCGTGGTATGGAAACTCTTGAGCAGGTTATAACAGAAAGTTGATACAACACCTGTTTTATGACTGCCAAAATGGTCGCTTAAAATGATGCCATATAGTTATTTCATTAATAATAAACAACTGCCTACTGTGGCGGGCCACCAAAGGAACTTCATATGAAACACTTCATCGCTCTGCGGGACTACAGCCAGCAAGAGCTGCAGCTTATACTGGAGCAGGCATTTCTTCTGAAGTCACAACAAAAACAGAAAACTCGACACCGCTTGCTTGAGGGCAAAACGTTAGCCATGATTTTTGAAAAATCCTCCACGCGGACTCGAGTTTCTTTTGAAACCGGCATATTCCAATTAGGTGGCGTGGGACTTTTCCTGAGCTCACAAGACCTGCAAATGGGACGCGGCGAACCTATTAAAGATACTGCAGTGGTCCTCTCTCGCTACGTGGATGGCATTATGATTCGCACTTTTGCCCACGAGACGGTTGAAGAGCTAGCCATGCACTCCTCTGTACCTGTGATTAACGGCCTTTCGGATCTTTTGCATCCTTGTCAAATCATGGCAGACGTCATGACCATGATGGAGCACAGCCCTAAGCCAATCAATGAAATTGAGGTTGCATACGTGGGTGACGGCAACAATGTTGCCAACTCATTGGTCTATGGTGCTGCCAGTCTGGGTTACCATGTTCGCATCGCCACACCACCAGGCTACGAGATTCCCGAGCGCATAGCTGAGCACGCACGGCAGATTGCGACCTCTACCAACGCACGTATTACCTTTACCCACGACCCTGCTGAAGCGGTGCAAGGTTGCGACTTTGTGTACACCGATACCTGGGCCAGCATGGGGCAAGAAGAAGAAAAGCAACAGCGCTTAGACGATTTTCGTGGCTTTACTGTTGATGAAAAACTCATGTCGCTGGGATCACCTGACTGCAAGTTTCTTCACTGCTTACCTGCCTATCGGGACATGGAAGTCAGTGCAGATGTGTGCGACGGACCTCGCAGTATAATATATGATCAGGCAGAAAATCGCCTTCATGCTCAAAAGGCGATTATGGCTTACCTGATGACCTAAATAAAAACTAGTTATATTGAACATACTTAATGAATTACAAACCAGGAGGAAAAACCATGGCAAACAAGGATCAAGTAAACAAGGTCGTACTCGCATACAGTGGTGGCCTTGACACCAGCGTTATTCTCAAATGGCTTATCAAGGAGTATGATTGCGAAGTCATTGCCTTTACAGCAGATCTTGGACAAGAAGAAGAGCTGGACTCGGTTGAGCCCAAAGCCCTTAAAACAGGAGCCTCCAAAGTTTACATCACTGATCTTCGCGACGAGTTTGCCAGCGACTTCATCTACCCCATGATGCGATCCAGTTGCATTTATGAAGGGCGCTACCTGCTGGGCACCTCTATTGCTCGCCCTCTTATAACCAAGGGCATGATGGATGTTGTAGCCAAAGAAGGAGCTCAAGCCATCAGCCATGGTGCTACTGGAAAAGGCAATGACCAGGTGCGCTTTGAGCTGGCGGCCTATCATTTCGATCCTTCCATCAAGGTAATTGCTCCTTGGCGCGAGTGGGACCTAAATTCCCGCGATGCCCTGGTTAAGTTTGCCAAGGATAACGATATCGAAATTCCTCCTGCCAAGAAATCTCCTTACTCACGCGATCGCAACCTGATGCACATTTCTCACGAAGGCAACAATCTGGAAGATCCTTGGTGGGAGCCTGATGAGGATGTATATGTCCTGAGTGTCTCTCCGGAAAACGCACCGGACAAGCCGACCTGGCTGGAGCTTGAGTTTGAGAAAGGTGATGTGGTAGCAATTAACGGTGAACGAATGACTCCCCTGCAGGTCTTCCAGTTTCTAAATAAAGTTGGAGGAGCCAATGGAGTTGGCCGACTCGACCTGTTGGAGAATCGTTACGTTGGAATGAAATCCCGTGGTGTTTATGAAACACCAGGTGGAACCATTTACTACGAGGCACACCGGGGCATGGAAGAGCTGACCATGGATCGTGAAGTTATGAACCTGCGTGACTCTTTGATTCCTCGCTATGCGGGTATGGTATATAACGGATATTGGTTCTCTCCTGAGCGAGAGGCTCTGCAGGCACTGATCGATGAAACTCAAAAAACTGTTAACGGAACGGTTCGGGTAAAAATCTATAAAGGCAATGTGACTGTTACAGGCCGCAAATCTGCCACTGACTCCCTTTTTGATGCCAACATATCTACCTTTGAGGAAGATCATCAGGTTTATAACCAGGCAGACGCCGAAGGCTTTATTAAACTCAACGCCTTGCGACTGAAAATTCGCAGTAAACTTTATGGAGCAAAAAAGTAGTAAAATGGCGGATTTAGAGCTGACAGATAATCAGAAAAGAAATATTATATCACGCGTACGGAATACACTGCGACAGGAACTTGGAATGGAAGTACTTCAAACTGAGTATGATATTCCTGATCTTCGCGTAGGACTTTTTGTCACTCTCATAAAGGGAGGTCAGCTGCGTGGTTGTATTGGCACTTTTCTGGAGCAGCCACTGGATCAGAATCTCCAGTCCATGGCATGCGCTGCTGCTTTTAATGATCACCGCTTTCCAGTGCTCAAGCGCGACGAATTCGATGAATTGCGTATTGAGGTTACCCTGATGAGCTCGGCATTTCCTATTAAAGCTGAAGATGTGGAAGTGGGACGCCATGGACTTATTATAACCATGGGTCACCACAAGGGGGTACTGTTGCCCCAAGTTGCAGTTGATCACAGATGGGATAGGTCAGCATTTATAGAACACACCTGCATCAAAGCGGGATTGCCAGCACAAGCCTATACGCAATCAAATTGTTGTATTGAAGCCTTTGAGGCTGTAATAGTCGGCGAGGAGAACTGACCCTCACGGTGTAAGCGGGGATATCCCCCTAATTATAACTTTTTCAAGGAGAGTCTCATGACCCCTGTCTTTTTTGCACTTGTCTGTTCCTTGCTGGGTATTGCCGTGGGGCTGCTTTATACCCAGAAAATCAATGCCATGGAAACTGGCAATGAAAGAATGGTATCTATTGCTGCTGCGATCCAAGAAGGGGCCTCAGCCTATCTGTGGCGCCAGTACAAAGCTATTGCTATTGTTGGCATAGCGGTAACGCTTATTATTGTTATTTTCCTCGATATTTATCAGGCTGCCGGCTTTGTTATTGGTGCAGTTTTTAGTGGTCTCGCAGGAATAATTGGCATGAACGTAAGTGTTCGGGCTAATGTGCGAGTCGCAGCTGCTGCTAAACACGGTGCACAACCGGCTCACAAGGTTGCGTTTATAGGTGGCGCTGTTACAGGTCTTTTGGTTGTTGGGCTTGGCCTGCTGGGAGTTGCTGGATACTACTACTTGCTCACCCTCTTTTTGCCAGCTTCAGTTCACGGACACGAAGCTGCTGTCATTTCCCTTATTGGCCTTGCTTTTGGCTCTAGCCTTATATCTATGTTTGCGCGACTTGGCGGTGGTATTTACACCAAAGCTGCAGATGTTGGTGCCGACCTGGTGGGAAAAGTAGAGGCTGGAATACCTGAGGATGACCCTCGTAACCCTGCAGTTATTGCTGACAATGTGGGGGACAATGTTGGTGACTGCGCTGGCATGGCAGCCGACCTTTTTGAAACATATGCTGTAACAGCAATTGCTGCAATGCTAATTGCCGTATTTATGGTAGGGGACAGCTTTAGTGTGGTCACTTACCCTCTTGTCCTTGGCGGCATCAGTATACTGGGCTCCATTGTAGGTAGCTTCTATACCAAGCTCACGAATGAAAACGTTATGGGTTCTTTGTACAAGGCCCTCATTATTTCTGCCATAATCAGTGCCATTGGTTTTTATCCTGCAACTATCATTATGCTGGAAGGCGCAGTTGACAGTCCTCTCAATGTCTTTTTCTGTGCCATCATTGGTCTGATTGTTACCGGTCTGATTTTCTGGATCACGGAGTACTATACATCAACCGAGCATACACCTGTCCGTAAGATTGCATCTGCCAGTGAATCCGGCAGCGCCACTAATATCATTTCCGGGCTGGCGGTAGGACTGCAATCAACAGCACCCATAGTTATTGTGATTGTGGCAGGTATCTTGTCGTCCTATATACTGGCAGGTGTTTTTGGTGTTGCCATTGCCGCCATGAGTCTTCTTTCCATGGCAGGCATGATTGTTACCCTCGACTCCTACGGTCCCATTACCGACAATGCAGGTGGTATTGCCGAAATGAGCGAGCTTGATTCCAGTGTACGTGCTGTTACCGATAAACTGGATGCCGTTGGCAACACAACCAAGGCAGTTACGAAAGGTTATGCTATTGGCTCTGCTGGCCTGGCCAGTATAGTACTTTTTTCTGCCTATCAGATTGATCTCGAGCGAATCAAGGGAATAACTATTCAATTCATGCTGAACGACCCCTTTGTCATTGCCGGACTCTTTATTGGTGGTCTGGTACCCTTTCTGGTTAGCTCTTTTGCCATGGAGGCCGTTGGGAAAGCAGCTGGTTCAGTAATTGAAGAAGTTCGCCGCCAGTTTCGCAACAACCCAAAGATCATGGAAGGCAAAGAGAAGCCTGACTACTATCAGTGTGTCAATATAGTTACTGGCGAAGCCATTAAGCAAATGATTATCCCTGCGTTGCTTCCAGTTGTTGTACCTATTCTTGCCGTCTTGCTAGGTATACTTATAGCGCCGGATGCATCTGCAAAGATTCTGGCAGGAGTTCTGATTGGCTGTATTGTTACTGGTATTTTTGTAGCAATCTCACTGTGTAACAGTGGTGGTGCCTGGGATAATGCCAAGAAGTATATTGAGGATGGCAACCATGGTGGCAAAGGCTCTGAAGCCCATAAAGCTGCGGTCACTGGTGATACCGTTGGTGACCCGTACAAGGACACGGCTGGACCTGCCATTAATCCCGTTATAAAAGTGATTAACGTAGTAGCATTGCTTTTGATTCCATTCCTGTAAGACAATCTGTGCATATTAACAATAAGAACAGC is a window of Desulfurispira natronophila DNA encoding:
- the argF gene encoding ornithine carbamoyltransferase is translated as MKHFIALRDYSQQELQLILEQAFLLKSQQKQKTRHRLLEGKTLAMIFEKSSTRTRVSFETGIFQLGGVGLFLSSQDLQMGRGEPIKDTAVVLSRYVDGIMIRTFAHETVEELAMHSSVPVINGLSDLLHPCQIMADVMTMMEHSPKPINEIEVAYVGDGNNVANSLVYGAASLGYHVRIATPPGYEIPERIAEHARQIATSTNARITFTHDPAEAVQGCDFVYTDTWASMGQEEEKQQRLDDFRGFTVDEKLMSLGSPDCKFLHCLPAYRDMEVSADVCDGPRSIIYDQAENRLHAQKAIMAYLMT
- the amrA gene encoding AmmeMemoRadiSam system protein A, whose product is MADLELTDNQKRNIISRVRNTLRQELGMEVLQTEYDIPDLRVGLFVTLIKGGQLRGCIGTFLEQPLDQNLQSMACAAAFNDHRFPVLKRDEFDELRIEVTLMSSAFPIKAEDVEVGRHGLIITMGHHKGVLLPQVAVDHRWDRSAFIEHTCIKAGLPAQAYTQSNCCIEAFEAVIVGEEN
- a CDS encoding sodium-translocating pyrophosphatase — protein: MTPVFFALVCSLLGIAVGLLYTQKINAMETGNERMVSIAAAIQEGASAYLWRQYKAIAIVGIAVTLIIVIFLDIYQAAGFVIGAVFSGLAGIIGMNVSVRANVRVAAAAKHGAQPAHKVAFIGGAVTGLLVVGLGLLGVAGYYYLLTLFLPASVHGHEAAVISLIGLAFGSSLISMFARLGGGIYTKAADVGADLVGKVEAGIPEDDPRNPAVIADNVGDNVGDCAGMAADLFETYAVTAIAAMLIAVFMVGDSFSVVTYPLVLGGISILGSIVGSFYTKLTNENVMGSLYKALIISAIISAIGFYPATIIMLEGAVDSPLNVFFCAIIGLIVTGLIFWITEYYTSTEHTPVRKIASASESGSATNIISGLAVGLQSTAPIVIVIVAGILSSYILAGVFGVAIAAMSLLSMAGMIVTLDSYGPITDNAGGIAEMSELDSSVRAVTDKLDAVGNTTKAVTKGYAIGSAGLASIVLFSAYQIDLERIKGITIQFMLNDPFVIAGLFIGGLVPFLVSSFAMEAVGKAAGSVIEEVRRQFRNNPKIMEGKEKPDYYQCVNIVTGEAIKQMIIPALLPVVVPILAVLLGILIAPDASAKILAGVLIGCIVTGIFVAISLCNSGGAWDNAKKYIEDGNHGGKGSEAHKAAVTGDTVGDPYKDTAGPAINPVIKVINVVALLLIPFL
- a CDS encoding argininosuccinate synthase, with translation MANKDQVNKVVLAYSGGLDTSVILKWLIKEYDCEVIAFTADLGQEEELDSVEPKALKTGASKVYITDLRDEFASDFIYPMMRSSCIYEGRYLLGTSIARPLITKGMMDVVAKEGAQAISHGATGKGNDQVRFELAAYHFDPSIKVIAPWREWDLNSRDALVKFAKDNDIEIPPAKKSPYSRDRNLMHISHEGNNLEDPWWEPDEDVYVLSVSPENAPDKPTWLELEFEKGDVVAINGERMTPLQVFQFLNKVGGANGVGRLDLLENRYVGMKSRGVYETPGGTIYYEAHRGMEELTMDREVMNLRDSLIPRYAGMVYNGYWFSPEREALQALIDETQKTVNGTVRVKIYKGNVTVTGRKSATDSLFDANISTFEEDHQVYNQADAEGFIKLNALRLKIRSKLYGAKK